A segment of the Caloenas nicobarica isolate bCalNic1 chromosome 12, bCalNic1.hap1, whole genome shotgun sequence genome:
CTACCAAGTCTTCAGTAGCCACAATTTAGTATGTGGAAGTGCTGAGCTCGTCAGCTGGCTTTGTTCCACTGTACACAAGTAACTTAGTATCAAACAGCAAAAACTGGTAATATTAACTCCTGTTTACAGATTAGAGCAGAACCATGTTCACTTTAGAGATGCCCCTTGTAAAATTCGGATGTTACAGCAGAGTCAGCAACCGGGAACACTAAACCAGCCGGATGGTTTTGTACtgaacagaataaaaagcatttgtaCATTCTCTTCTGCTCATTCCAGCACAGGAATTTTAccaagcagcacagagctgcagcatccctcaCTTCTCCAGCTAGGATGgagagttttttgtttgtgccATGAATGACTCAGTTGTAAAATCACTGATTTAATCTAATAGCTATACTATGACTTAGTATGCtccataaaaatgttttgtgaaacagcattttcagttactggtggcttcttttttttaatattaatcgCAGAAGTCAGATTCAAAAGCAGCCTGCATTCCAATAGCATGAAAATAATTGAGAAGAATAACATTAGATTAAAACACCACCTCATATATTCTAAATCTCCCAGCCTGCCTATAAAAAGCTTAAAAACTACTATACAAATtaaaacttaaataaaaatacccaAATAAGTATTTATTCCCAGGAGAAGTTTATCAGGTACAGACAGAAGTGTGTGTTCTGGTGAGTGTCTTCTGAGTTCAGCAAACAAATGCTGTAGTTGTACCCATCTCTACATTTCAAAAGTCAAAACCTGTTCTGCATATGCAAAGCAGATCTGTAACACTACTTATATaatcagcaaattaaaaatccCATAAAGCACAGGGGTTTCTTTTCAAACTTGTACAAGAAATACAAACATATAAACCTCACATATTCTGTTAAGAATAAACAGTAATTAAATGGGGGGATCCTTTCTTCACtacatacagaaataaaaacgcATTTCCAGTATTAGAAAAATCTGGACTCCTTGCATTGTTTTGCAGGAATTCATACTCTTCAGGCTGAAAAATAGTTACAGAAGAGCTCTGAACATAAAGAGCTTCTCAATAGAGCCATATTGCTAATTCTAACTTACTGATATAAAGACCAGAGTGCCTTAAAAAGACATCAACCCACCCATTTCACCTAAACATCCCACTATTTGTGGGATTGTATCACAAACTATAGATATTTTACACAAGTTGGGTATGGCTCATTTTCACAGTTTTCCCGATTTAAGTCATAAAAACAAGTGAGCTGCAGTCGTAACTGCTTTTGTATTCGGGTTGCTGCTGCCATTGCAACCTGTATTCAGATCAGAGTTACAAGTTCCTCTCACATGTTTTCAGTTACAAACAAGTGTACTCTCccatatttaaatttaaattttgatttttttaaactcagtaTAAAATAGAAACGTACCAGTTTGAAACAAATCTGATACTCAGATTTATTCTTAAATTCCCAAGTTAAGATGGACAGTCTTAACCTGTAGTCTTGAAAACTATGTTAAAGAAGCTGACAGCTTTAAACTGCAAATTTAAAgcaagacacacacaaaaaacccagaatcaATAATTAAAGGTAACATTTAAAATGACAAGAAAACTACAGTAAATATCTGCATGAGAGGAAGATAGTATTTGTGTTCAGAGCTGTTCTTCTAAGttgaaaataatcaaaacacCTGTTGTGAATACAGTACTGAAGGGAAAAATTGAAGGCTTCACAGTAAGACATACTTCCAGTACCACTTCTTTTTACTACAATGTTTCCTGAAAAGACAGCAGGGATCCAAAACTTGCAAACTCCATACAGGAAAAATAGTCCATACTTCATAGCAACAGAATTAACAgttaaagcaaacagaaatcatGTACAGTCCTATTTCTCACACTGTAAGACTTCAAAAGAGATCAGTTTGAAGTGGTTCACATGTATGTGACAAGAGTTGTTGGCACAGGAACTCCAAATAATTCAGCATGCCCTATGTATAAATCAACATCAATTAACTACAACCAAAGTCTGAGAAGCTCAAGCCAAAAGGAAACCTGATGAGATCATTCAATCCTTTTGTACACAAGAAGGTGACATTAGCTTTCCAATAGATTATTTGGGAGATTATGCACTCGGAAGCTGTATTTGCTACTTTCACACACAGTGGAAATTATTGTCAATCCTACCCAGCCTCTGACAGCCAAGAGCAGGTAGCTTTGATAATTCTATCTACATGCCACAAACATCTTCTTCAAAAAAGGGAAGTTGCTACTGTAAAAACAGATCTTTTCAACTTGAAGTAATTACATGTTTGGTCAGAATTGTACATTAAGAGGATCTGGTGTTCAAACAGAGTTTCAGCATTACATACAAGAAGGCTGGAAGAGGCAGCATAGCTGCATGTAAGGCATTTTAGGAATTATTCCAACACAGCCCACTGCCTTCAGCATTTTATTAGGTTCAACTAACATAAGCAACCTCTCACATTTTAAGACTGTTACTACTAAACCCCATGGTCATTGGGATCAACCCTGGAACACCTGGAGGCCTTCTGTAACAACAGACGTAATGCAAAGAGCGAGCGTTTCCCGTGCGGGGAGAAGGGCCGTCCGTACAGCCGTCAACTCATCGCGCAAGAGAGGTCACCTCCCGCGGCCAGTCCGCGCTAACTGGACCAGTCCTGAAAGCGGAAACAGTCACTGGCGATCTTCCACACTGTGTTGGTCGGCGTGGCTTGTGCTGTCAGCAAGAAGTTCTGATTGAAGTAGCGCTGCTTGTCGCCATCAAATTTTACTGTCCCACTTGTCACTACGAGGACCGTGGTCTGGCCTTGAGTAGCTTGCTCTTCACAAGTAGAAAAAGtataaagaaaacaactcaACCAAAGACTAATGGGCAAAGAAGTAGGAAATGTACGTACAAGTTTCATTCAATTCTGTTATACAAGTTATAGGCTAACAACTGGTTACACATTCAcgaaaaatacagttttgtcGCATCATTGCTATACAGACAATGGTGTATTCGCTTGCCAACACCGctttttaatggcttttctgttttcatctcaTGTTGTTCATTTTAGAGCACTACAGCAAACACCTGAGGTTTTGATTGGAAGAAACTCTCATTATTTGAGATACACATTTAGCAAGTTGCatacacttttttccccactattaGGGATTATATCTTTttcacagcagagcaaagcaagCATGATTGACCACAGGCTTTTTCCTCACTTATATTCCCAATATATCCATTGGAAGTAATTTATTAACTTCTCAATATGTAAGCCTTTCTTTAGCAGTTGTCAATCAGAAATCTAAAGAACTTAACACCTATTCTAGATGTCAAGAAATCCCAGTACACACAGGTTAATGAATTGTTTCACATTGCACTGCACGGCAGTTGCAGCCTCCTGACTCTCAGACACGATCAAGGACAAGGTAACCTGATGAGCCAGACGATTTCAATACATGAAAATACATCACATCTGAATATGATCTTAACAAAAAAGTCCTTAAAGTATTTTCGCAGGCATGAGAAAAAGGGTGGAGTTGCTGCACCTCTTGAGtagtgctttatttttgcaCAACCTGACATTTCAACCCTCAGTATTTTCTCTAAACTTATTCCGAATGAAATATTAAGCACTATTATAGTTGCAGTTCACTTTCAACAGCTgtaaaaagactgaaaaataaataagtaaattgTAATACAACCTTACCATGAACGGGCTGGCAGTCCAACACATTAACCTGGAATTCACTAGACGGCAACATTTCAAAAAATTTACTCAGTTCTTCTTGCCCGGACACTGCATTACCATTCCAAACTAACGTTGCTTTGTCCAAATAAAGTCTTGCTAAAGCCTGCGTGGTtatgaaaatacacatttggGGAAAATGTGTAAGCGCAGACAATAGACAACATAAAAAACAATATTCTTTGAATCCTGATGTTGTGAATTACTGATTTCTTCAGTTACTTTGATAGATAAAATGCTCTCATGAAATATTAGCTCCTTTTAACAATTAGCACTCCTGACCAAGAATGACCAGCTAAAACATATTCTGCTTTATAAGTTGCATAGTGACTCATGTGCCTCCAAATTTAAATACTAATGAGATTCCTTtgacaaagctggtgacagAACTTACGTACAAGGTGAGTAGGAAGTTACATGCAACTGCTGATATTTTCACACAATCTGAAAGTTATTAAATGACGACtataatacatttaaaagaacaGTCTCCACAGCTCTCTTTTGGTGCAAATATCAACATGGTCAGTGATAATTTCAGGGCCAGATAGAGCTGTTTCCACTTTATCCTCAGGCACTCCTGAATACCCCCAGAAAAAGAAGTGATGACTGCTAATAAAAGAAGTTTAGAAAAAAGCTAAATCCTGACCTGAGAGACAAATAAAGCAAGTTTTATCTGCCTGTATTGACCAAATCTTGTGCCTGTAATACAGTGGGACACTAACTGAACTATTATCATGAAGAAGTCTAAGGCACTTTCTAAAAGGGCTCCTTTTACAACAGTGCTGCACAGTAAGATACAGAATCCTTGGCAAGAGGAACAGAGGTCTCAACCTGGCCAATACCACACATGGTAACCAACATTCCTTCCTTTCAAGTGTAATgcaagttaggaaaaaaaaataaaggcaaaaaacGCACAAGACAGTCCTAACTGTTGTCAAAATATCTACGTACCCTTCTTCTTTTATCCATTGTCTCATAATAAATGTTGACAAATTCATCTGCAGCTCTACAAGCTTGATCCACATAGGTTTTGAAATCCTGGAGAGGAGAAATCATAGCAAATTACTTAAAGCAGGCCATTTTATGCAACCCAGTCATCTATGCCATTTCTTCAGACAGTCACTTTGGTTGGTCTTTTCCATCCTCACTGAAAGATCATGTCAACTAACGTTGAAATTGATTCCAAATTCCTTTCCTACTTGCTGGAGGTACCACCTGTTAGCAAAGTGACAGTCTTAGGATTCATTTTGAATGCAAATATAATTATTGTGtttaatttgtaaatatttacattgaCAAATGGGCTGCAAGTGGTGTGAACATGtacatattaatatttctgaaaattagcAAGAACCCCATCACACTGCCACCATAGtcccattttttaaaacacttctaaACATACGTAcatataaaatgtaataatgtCTACAATTGGatatatacatgtaaaaaaagagagagaacaacACGTATGCTGGATGTATTCCAGTGTAAATCCCTCTAGTGCTATAATATCCACCggtaaaaaccaaacactccTCTTCACACCTCAttatttcccttccctgtctCTATTTTTATTCATCCAAAGGTAACGGTCTTTGTTGTCACATCACTGCACTGCGATCTCGTTCAGTCATTTGTTCAGTTTGTTCGGCCCTTGATCTCTGACAGACCCTGAACTGTGACATCCTGGAAAGCAGTGACTCTGGATTTCCTTTCCATACATCTGTAAAACTGCATTTGGTTCTGTTACACTATTTTGCTTAGAATTTTATCATTTATCATTATTCTATCTCAGCATTAGATTCTCAATATTTGCAACTCAATCAGTGCTTCACAATTTAACTACTTAATTTTTCTTGACAGTCTTTACCAAATATACACCAGAACTACCATGAATTCCTCCACTACTACCACAAGAAACACTTCAGAGAAACCTCCACACTGCAAAATACTTACCAGCCTATCAAATAATCCCTGCACAAAACCAAATAGTCTCACGTTAACAATCTGGACATACTGTTCTTTTGAACTGCCTCTGTAAGGACACGAGCTTGCTTTTCATCTTCTTAtcttctccagcagcttctgAACCCACACACCAATTTCAAACAAATACAGCAGTCTTAAAGACACTGGATTCCAGCAAGTGCCAACAGAAACTCTTTGGCGCCAGGAGACAAAGACAATTAGGCCTTTCACTAAGGGAGCGGTGATGATAACTCAGCCTGTTATATGATTTAGAGCAGATGGCTCTTGTCTCTCCATCAGCTCACACAAACTTCTAACCAACAGCCAAACTGACAGAATTGCCATTTAGCTGCCAAACAGACAGAACAGGTGTGAGGGAGTGTTACAGAAACACCAGGACTTGGGATGAGCTGTTAGGGCACCTGCGATATACGTCAAATGGAAAATAAGCTTTGTGAGTTTTGATACCCTAGACAAGTTTTTATAGTCATGCCctgaaatacaatttaaaattcTGGGAACAAGGTAGGCTGGAAGAAacttctggaggtcatctggtccaaatcCCTGCTCAAGGCAGAGCCAACTTCAAAGCCTGACCTAACGCAAAAGTTAGACCCGGCTGCTCAGGGTTCCATCTCCAGTCATGTGCTGAACATCTCTGAGGATGCAGATTTCCCAGTTCCTTCGAGCTCCCGTTCCAACACCCAGTCACCTCACGCTGGAGTCTTTCTACCTGGCATTTAACCGGAGAGCCATAACTAATATAAAACAAccaactaaaagaaaaaaaaaaaccaaccaaaccaaaccaaaacaaaaaaaccccgaatCCTTGAAGACTCTGACAGCAATTCCAAGAAGTTCGCCAAACTACGTGGCCACTGCAGCCGGTGTCTGTGACACAGGGCGGTTCACCACACAAACCCCGCGCGGCCCCAGGCCTCTGGGGGAGGATGCAGCGGCCCGGGGCGGAGAACCCCGCTCAGCCCCCGCCGGCGGCCCCACCCGGGGCTCCCTCTCCGTCTCCCGGGCCCCACCCGGGGCTCCTCAccggcccgcccgccgctcccgccaTGGCGGACTCACCACAGACGCGGCCATGGAGACGCGAGCCGAGGcgcgcgggcgggcggccgccGGATGTGCCCCGCTCGCGGGCCCGCCGCTTCCGGCCGCACGGCTGGCCCCGCCAGAAGCGTTCCGGCCGCTGCCGGAGCCCCGCGGGGAACACGGGCCCCAGCGAGCCCGTTCCGGGGCGGGCAGTAAAACCGCTCCAGCCGGTTTGCCATGGGCCCGGCGGGCCGGACAACGGCGGTTTTCCTCCTAAAACAGCGATTTTTGGTCATTGTGAAGGTCTGGCGGTGGCTCAAGCACAGGACACGCCGCAGCGCGACGGGACACAAGTGTCTTTGCTGTGGCACTCGGCTGTGAGGAGCGATTAATGagggaatgttgtttttacaactgatGTGGCACCCGACCCCGGGGCggggaaggactgagagacatcagactgtGAATCCttcatgtaaaacaaagtctcttcaaaCCAATCCCGGAATGCAAACGGATTACTGTACTTTAAAAGTTAAGCTAGGGGGAAGGGCaaccaaagagccaggaatcctccatattttgaataaatcaataaggggagggggttgttagaattagatgaatgaggTAGGTAAACCGAGGCAGGGCCGAGTgctctgtaaaccctgcagtaccagGCCTAAATTTCTtggaaaaacaacacaaaacaaaacaaaaaacccacaaacaaccagaacctaaacaaacaaaccccaaacaacaacaacaacaaaccaaaccccaacaCCACCCcagtatttaattaaaaaaaaaaataaagagcagcaagaaatgttaaatatttgcaGGTGGCGTGGGAACTGCTTGAAGACATTAGAAATATGGGATACTCGGAACAAACACATGCCACCGAGCAGGCGTGTTTTACAAAAGACCAACAAATTCTAGAATGCTTAATAAGAGGCCAATGTAGAGAATTAGAAGTACAGAAACATCCTCcaaaaaatgaagttgtttCCAAAcggagaaaaagcaaaacacacaacatAAAGTTTGGCTAGTAAGATTTGAAAAGGACATaaggcaaataaatattttactaagtTGGAAACATTATGAATGAAATCCCTTTTCAAACATGTCAAAAGCAAGAAATCTTGCCAGAAAATCCGTTGAGCCAACAAGTGATCAGTGTGTGCCAAGAGAGGACAAGGCTGTGGTAGAAAGCTAAACAAACTCTTCATGTCTTTGATCGCCACAAAGGAGTTTTATAAAGTATCTTACCTTGGAGCCTTTCTTAAAAGGGAACAAAAGGGAGGATTTGTCATGAAGTAGAATATCAGTACAAAAGGTGTTAGAATGAATCCATAAAACAAATAGTGAGGAGTTATATACCAGGTGACGTGCTCCTAAAGGACATACTAACCATGGTATGGAATCTCATTTACAATAGGCTCTGTCCTCAAGGAACGGAAGGTGGCAAATTTGAGGCTGACTTTCTAAAAaggctccaagatggacctgTAAACCTGAGGTCTGTCCGACGCAAATTGGTAGAAATTATACTGAAGAACAGAATTAGTAGGCTGGTCCTCCTCGTTCTTTTCATATTGCAGATATTTTGTCTTACAGGCCTTTCACGGCGTTTGCTCGCTCTCTACAGCCTGGACAAACCCCTCTCCATCTtccagctgcctccagctgtACTCACGTCACTTCTTATCACAGTACTGGCTCTCTCTAGCTTCTTACTGTCAAgattgtttttttgtttaatgattttatttttttcccagcatgCATTATTTCTCTTGGACATTCTGAGGGTTTGATTTTGTAAAACACTTCAAGAACTCTCAATTCCCATTGGCTTCCGTGGAACAGAGAGATGTCAGCACTCTGTGGGATGCACCCGTTAAGTCCACACAGCTTTGCACCTGCAAACTTGAATTAGCTGAAGTTGTAAGACCGACAGGATGTGCTCTTCCTTAGACATTTCAGGCATACACTTTGATAGCAAAAATTTTAATGgaactatttttaaagttctcCTCTTtcgttttctttcttcttttctattttttctttctgtttaactCCTTAGACTTCTGAATTTCTGTGCTTTCCCAAAATATAGCTactatattttgtcttttgcaaTGTTTCCTGTCATGCCATCTTCACCTTCCCCAAATACTGTCTTTTCAAAATTCTCGTCATTCACAAACACAAGTGCTTTTACATAACATAATGCTGTTCAAGTGCCTTCCTTCAAGTGGGGGAACAACTACAACTTGACTCTCCTGTTACAAAACACTTAGAACTTCAAGAAGCAACAGACACATCAGGCTGATGTTTCCTATGCCCTCAGCCTAAGcgtaaaataaaatgtgaggGCATTTTGCAAAGTTCCATATTGCTGCTTTTTAGATATTGAGGCCTGAAAACTAGGGGGGTAAAATGAGCAGAGGTTTCTTATTTGGAAGCGGTGCCTGGAAGAGAATATGGCAGGGGCTCCATGATTTGGGTTTGGTTTCAGCATCCCGGCGTTACGGTGTGACTCACAGAGTCCGTTTTCGTTTTCCTCATTGTCAAACTGAGGTATTAGTTTCATTAGTGACTCATGTTCATTACAAACTCACGCTCCTGTGGGCAAACTTATACAAGACAGTTTTCTAATCCCTCCCTCATGcagtaatttatatttaatttccattttttataaCACTGTATTTATAAAGTATTAATGAATTTATTTACAAAACTTCATGTTACAGCTatcaataaatattaaaaacccctcaaataatttttaaaccttttatttcaataaataaaagcagcactttCAAAAATTCTTGTGAACTCTGTGTGCCTCTTCACAAAAACAGCTGATATTTTGGTATACACTGACAAACTGAATTAAGATGTGAAAATCTTCACAATTTAACAGAGAAAGGGTATGGCACACACGGGGATGTAAttgtatttaaatgaaatacttaGCTGAGGGAGCTCCAGTACAATTGGCACgtccagctctgcagggagaggCGATGAATTCATAGTCGCAGTCAGACACCGTGTGCCCAGGCTACAGGATTcccagaagtaaaaaaaaaaaagcaggatttggccctaaaaaccaaccaaacaacaaaatacaaatcaaaCAACATGAgattatttaggaaaaaaaattagtaagaTTTGAAGTAGTTGAATTAGCCCCACTGGGAAGCAGCTGGTGGTATTTTTGGGGCACCAGGGTTGTGCTGGGCAGCTGGGGGAGGGACAGGAGGGTCAGTCCCAATCAAGGggctcctggggacacaggggcagAATCAGGGCCTTAAATAGGGATGTAGCTGCCCACAATTGTCATACCAACAATAACAATGACTACCTGGTCACTTATAACTCATATTAATTTTCCTGCTTCTAAAACTCACGGGGTTCCAGGCAGTTTCAGGTGTAATGTTGAGATTCAGTGATGCTGCGGTAGATTTTCCTGGAATATTCACATTATTTACTGTTTCCTTCTGCTTACAGAGCTACGAGCATATAAATCCACAAATCACTGCTGCccattttcctttgcatttcatcCACATTGGAAATGTTGCATTTCTGTGTAAAACACAGACAGATAAATGTTTATATAACACTCAGAGAtaattcatttatttgaaaacaatgcaaataaaCAGTAATCTCCCAGAACCGCAGCGGTGCTGTACGTACCGTCCAGGCGATACCAGCTCACCCCAGTTAATGGCTGCCGTAAGAAATCTGAGATATGGATCAGTCCACAGAGTAACAGATGATGCTGGTCCAAACAGGTGGCGTTTTAGGCTCTCGTGAGTAGATTCTACGATacacaagaggaagaaaaacaatcttTACATCACGCAGAACAAGTATTTTATCAACTTAGATGAAGAATTATAAGATAGAAATTAGAAACAAAGGAGAGCAGCGTCCTATTTCTCAATCGCCTTTCCTTTGGGATAATAACGCACCCAACTCTTGGGTATGGGGCACCATCTAGAGGAAAGGTTGGTATGATGCAGcagggaaattaaaatatttaatctttaaaaatagcaaaaaacctAGAGCAGGTCTTGTGCAATATCTAATAACTATTGAATTATTATTTAACAGCTGCTATCAAGGGAAAGGAATCAGgtgaagaaatggaaatgtgGAGATTTCCCTTGCACAACAAGGCATTGATTTGCACACAGAACCTCTGTGCGCAAGGAAAAATCCATGAACAGTCCCTATCTTGTTCATTATTttgcacttcattttttttaaaataaataagccGTGAGATCAAAATTTAAATTAAGAGATTGTTGCATTTAGAGATCACCTTAAAGTAAACCCTGACTTTTCAATATTTGTATTTGGTTACAAGCGCATAGCACGAGGCACTCATTCTCAAATTTCTTGTAAACAGCACTTATTTTTGTACCGGTTACACAAAACCATGGGTCTCATTTCTGAAACAATTCATATCCCTGCATACCATTTAGCTGCACATTGAAGATGAGCACGATGTGCATAGAAATGTGCatggaaaacactaaaaaaaaaaaaagctgaaaatgcttAACATGCTCTAGTCTTTAAATCCAAATGGATTTAGACATCCGCATTCCCATCTACatttactgaaaaagaaaggtacGGCCCAGGTACAACCCAGCACACCTGCAcaattccactttttttttaatttgcaactGTACTTTTTTGTCTGGTTGTGAAAAACTGCCACTACGATTTCACACTGTGTTAAAGCAGAGGTCAGAAATTTGATTCATCGCAACAGCATAATGACAAAATCAGAGAAAGACACATGCGCTTGGTGTTACAAGCTGACTATGAGGGAATTAATCTAATTTTGTAGCTTAATTAAACAGGGGTAAATTCTGCTGCCTTGCCTTTACCCCCAACGACAGCGATAGGACGTGCCGGACCATTTCACAAAGGTACAGGGTACCAGAGACCAAGGTATGAAAAGTGCTCTGGGTGCCTGAAAAAGAGGCAAAACCCTGAAAAATGGCTTATTGTTAAATGCTGAGAGGTTTCTACAGTAccaggctttctttttttctggtaatcGACACcctgcctggccagcagcaggcagggagggaaacCCACAAGATCTGACAAGTTTGGCCACAGCAGAGTGGGGTTGGCTCCACAGTGTGTAAATGTGCCCTTATCTAAAAGTTTCTATTCCTAAAatcattcttatttttttttaacagcagtaTGGAAAGAAACTGTTACAAGTCAGCTTCTTCCTTAAAGCATCTCTGCTCCTGAGTCCCTCTGTTGCTCATTAGCAATAACCATGCCAGGGTGTTCTTCGCCACTCAGCGTCACCGTCGCTGTTGGCATTTACAGACTAGAATTCTGCTTTGGAGACAGATGAATAAGCGCAACCATAAAACCTTGCTTTTTCCTGTCAGCCCCCAgcgtgctgctgctgggacgcAGAGAGAGATGAGTCACGGAGCTGGGAGATGGGCGTGTGGTAgggacagagctgctggggagggaaagCTGCGTTACTCACCAGCTGGATGAGTCCTTGGGGGGAAACCCAGGAGAAGTGAGTAGAGGATCCATCACAGGCCTTGTAGCAACCTTAAGGGATAATGAAGCGACTGGGAGGATGTTAACGATGGGAAGCTGAGGCACCAGGGAACCAGCAACACGGGAAGAGGCTCAGGAGTTGCTGCAGAGCAGTAAAACCATGGCTGGGACGGCGCTGACGGGCCGGGTTTTGAGCACGACGAACGCTCCGTTTGGACTTGACACGAAGGTGGGAAGCTGTAACCTGCAACACACACCTGACTAACAGCTGGGGGATTCCCAACACGCTCCTTGTTGATGCACAAATCCATCCCAGCTGTGAGGGGGGTGTGACGTGAGCACTTCTGAGCGTTAGGCTGCAAGGTCACAGCTTTATCAGCACTTCAGCGAACAGCCTGTGGCAAAGTTTCCAGCCAGaatggtgcgggaagggcacAGGAGCCATCTTTGGGGGCATCTTCTATCCCAGGCTTTCAAATCAGCTACTGTGAAAATTCCCATTCGCTCTAACTGGGCCCTAAAATAATAATCCTGCCTGTAGCAGTGGTGCAGCTTCATGTGTTGCCACCCCCAGGctcaaa
Coding sequences within it:
- the LOC135993334 gene encoding NTF2-related export protein 2 isoform X2, yielding MAASVDFKTYVDQACRAADEFVNIYYETMDKRRRALARLYLDKATLVWNGNAVSGQEELSKFFEMLPSSEFQVNVLDCQPVHEQATQGQTTVLVVTSGTVKFDGDKQRYFNQNFLLTAQATPTNTVWKIASDCFRFQDWSS
- the LOC135993334 gene encoding NTF2-related export protein 2 isoform X1, whose amino-acid sequence is MISPLQDFKTYVDQACRAADEFVNIYYETMDKRRRALARLYLDKATLVWNGNAVSGQEELSKFFEMLPSSEFQVNVLDCQPVHEQATQGQTTVLVVTSGTVKFDGDKQRYFNQNFLLTAQATPTNTVWKIASDCFRFQDWSS
- the LOC135993334 gene encoding NTF2-related export protein 2 isoform X3, coding for MAASVDFKTYVDQACRAADEFVNIYYETMDKRRRALARLYLDKATLVWNGNAVSGQEELSKFFEMLPSSEFQVNVLDCQPVHGMSCACGTVLGRCGTACRGALLVPRRKNVWNNSPIANGSAKALPSSKWC